One genomic window of Microbacterium sp. BH-3-3-3 includes the following:
- a CDS encoding glycosyltransferase family 2 protein: MTTPDSTDVELTILMPCLNEAETLEVCIRKAQGFLARSGIRGEVLISDNGSTDGSQALAERLGARVSHAPRRGYGAALINGIETARGQYVIMADADDSYDFENLEPFVERLRAGADLVMGNRFLGGIAPGAMPPLHKYLGNPVLSFIGQLFFRPGIRDFHCGLRGFNRARIRELDLQTTGMEFASEMVVRASLARYRIEEVPTTLKKDGRSRPPHLRSWHDGWRHLRFLLLFAPRWLFVYPGLVAFFLGAITVGVLSFGGIEIAGVGFDVTTMVYASALCVTGFQSLLFFWLTKLYATQEGFLPTSERYRRIVARWSAERGLLIGVGLFLLGIVIAIVQVSLWGSLDFGTQNAAQAVRIAVPSALTIVLGFQTVMMSFFSGVLTTPRREQRPEAVIES, encoded by the coding sequence GTGACCACTCCCGACTCGACGGACGTCGAGCTGACGATCCTCATGCCGTGCCTCAACGAGGCCGAGACGCTGGAGGTCTGCATCCGCAAGGCGCAGGGCTTCCTCGCCCGCAGCGGCATCCGGGGCGAGGTGCTGATCTCCGACAACGGCAGCACCGACGGCTCGCAGGCCCTCGCCGAGCGCCTGGGCGCCCGCGTCTCGCACGCGCCGCGGCGCGGCTACGGTGCGGCCCTCATCAACGGTATCGAGACCGCGCGCGGGCAGTACGTCATCATGGCCGACGCCGACGACAGCTACGACTTCGAGAACCTCGAGCCGTTCGTCGAGCGCCTGCGCGCCGGAGCCGACCTGGTGATGGGCAACCGGTTCCTCGGCGGCATCGCCCCGGGCGCCATGCCGCCGCTGCACAAGTACCTCGGCAACCCGGTCCTGTCGTTCATCGGGCAGCTGTTCTTCCGACCGGGCATCCGCGACTTCCACTGCGGCCTGCGCGGCTTCAACCGCGCGCGCATCCGCGAGCTCGACCTGCAGACCACGGGGATGGAGTTCGCCTCCGAGATGGTCGTGCGCGCGTCGCTCGCGCGGTACCGCATCGAAGAGGTACCCACCACGCTGAAGAAGGACGGGCGTTCGCGTCCTCCCCACCTGCGCAGCTGGCACGACGGCTGGCGCCACCTGCGGTTCCTGCTGCTGTTCGCCCCGCGCTGGCTCTTCGTCTACCCGGGCCTGGTGGCGTTCTTCCTGGGTGCCATCACCGTCGGCGTCCTGTCGTTCGGCGGCATCGAGATCGCCGGGGTCGGGTTCGACGTGACGACCATGGTCTATGCGAGCGCGCTGTGCGTGACGGGGTTCCAATCGCTGCTGTTCTTCTGGCTGACCAAGCTCTACGCCACGCAAGAGGGCTTCCTCCCCACCAGTGAGCGGTATCGGCGGATCGTGGCGAGGTGGTCCGCCGAGCGCGGGCTCCTCATCGGCGTCGGCCTGTTCCTGCTCGGCATCGTGATCGCCATCGTGCAGGTCTCGCTGTGGGGCAGCCTCGACTTCGGCACCCAGAACGCTGCCCAGGCGGTGCGCATCGCCGTGCCCAGCGCGCTGACGATCGTCCTGGGCTTCCAGACGGTGATGATGAGCTTCTTCTCGGGCGTGCTCACCACGCCCCGGCGCGAGCAGCGCCCCGAAGCCGTCATCGAGAGCTGA
- a CDS encoding glycosyltransferase family 1 protein codes for MADRRILVDLLGFTGSRGGTETYVRELLPRLAERLPHVRFAALTGRVGAERVSSFFPGHVQTVPWVGADPATWALGAVAATGPVARRGRADLVWAPANFGPVFRGVPRVVTVHDAIYDEVPGGLAQRAQRAVTSTLMRRSARTADRVLTVSHAAAASISAHLDVDATRIDVVHNGSTAPRPVADPAGILAPLGLPADRPIVLSVGNRMPHKNFPGLLAACATIDPAVRPVVVVAGSRLPDPLAEDVRRLGLERDVVLPGWVSDDQLEALFQVADLYACPSLVEGFGLPVVDALRRGVAVLAHDVPVLREVGGDAARYADATDAAAFGAAITSALTTPPDAAMRADAQRWASRFTWDDAADATAEVLDRTRGERRR; via the coding sequence ATGGCCGACCGACGCATCCTCGTCGATCTGCTCGGCTTCACCGGGTCGCGCGGAGGCACCGAGACGTATGTGCGCGAGCTTCTGCCGCGCCTGGCGGAGCGCCTGCCGCACGTGCGCTTCGCCGCCCTGACGGGCCGCGTCGGCGCCGAGCGCGTGTCGTCGTTCTTCCCGGGGCACGTGCAGACGGTGCCGTGGGTGGGCGCTGACCCCGCGACGTGGGCGCTGGGTGCGGTCGCCGCCACCGGCCCCGTCGCCCGTCGCGGCCGCGCCGACCTCGTGTGGGCGCCGGCGAATTTCGGTCCGGTGTTCCGCGGTGTCCCGCGCGTGGTGACCGTGCACGACGCCATCTACGACGAAGTGCCGGGCGGCCTGGCCCAGCGGGCGCAGCGCGCGGTGACCTCCACGCTCATGCGCCGGTCGGCCCGCACGGCCGACCGCGTCCTCACCGTCTCGCACGCGGCCGCGGCCAGCATCTCGGCGCACCTCGACGTCGACGCCACGCGCATCGACGTCGTGCACAACGGCAGCACCGCACCGCGTCCGGTCGCCGATCCCGCCGGCATCCTGGCGCCGCTCGGCCTGCCCGCTGACCGGCCGATCGTGCTGAGCGTGGGCAACCGCATGCCCCACAAGAACTTCCCCGGTCTGCTCGCCGCCTGCGCCACCATCGACCCGGCCGTGCGCCCCGTCGTGGTCGTCGCGGGCAGCCGCCTGCCCGACCCGCTCGCCGAAGACGTGCGGCGACTCGGCCTCGAGCGCGACGTGGTGCTGCCCGGGTGGGTCAGCGACGATCAGCTCGAGGCGCTGTTCCAGGTCGCCGACCTGTACGCGTGCCCCTCGCTGGTCGAGGGCTTCGGGCTGCCGGTGGTCGATGCGCTGCGGCGCGGCGTCGCCGTGCTCGCCCACGACGTGCCCGTGCTGCGCGAGGTCGGCGGCGACGCCGCCCGGTACGCCGATGCGACGGATGCCGCCGCCTTCGGCGCCGCGATCACCTCCGCGCTGACGACGCCGCCGGATGCCGCCATGCGGGCCGACGCACAGCGGTGGGCGTCGCGCTTCACGTGGGACGACGCGGCCGACGCCACCGCCGAGGTGCTGGATCGCACGCGCGGGGAGCGACGACGGTGA
- a CDS encoding lipopolysaccharide biosynthesis protein, whose amino-acid sequence MKVLLARLIGFGTAPMIVAVVPLLVLPIAARIQGAEGWAAIGTGQALGSLLAMISSYGWNVAGGARIAMAEHDEARRDVYAHSFWSRLAVFAVVGGVTAAIAAALVGGAFGGVAALVVLATGLTGLTMSWYAVGTGRARMVLWFEAIPMAVFTAASAAIMQLTGQLVAYPLMMIAGVLVGLAALHVHMYGRVVPPFHVGGIGRSFRENLPLASADGLGGSYTTAPVPIAQGVVGTQAAAELTSADKLYRVGLTAILIVGNTLQKWVLEASWEAGRTRRHLVALALHLVVGVIGLLVLVLLGPWLTAAFLGEAVAPPASMFPAYGVTYLIISLTTPLIRNVLVPAGRNRVVLLAIVASASVGLPAMFVLGATLGATAIVWGLAVSEVVVLTVVGIAATREIRAQRRLLTRG is encoded by the coding sequence GTGAAGGTCCTGCTCGCGCGCCTGATCGGCTTCGGCACCGCCCCGATGATCGTCGCGGTCGTACCGCTGCTCGTGCTGCCGATCGCGGCGCGCATCCAGGGCGCCGAGGGATGGGCGGCGATCGGAACGGGTCAGGCGCTCGGCAGCCTGTTGGCGATGATCTCGAGCTACGGCTGGAACGTCGCCGGCGGCGCCCGGATCGCGATGGCCGAGCACGACGAGGCGCGTCGCGACGTCTACGCGCACAGCTTCTGGTCGCGTCTGGCCGTCTTCGCCGTCGTCGGCGGCGTGACGGCCGCGATCGCCGCGGCCCTCGTCGGCGGGGCGTTCGGCGGGGTGGCCGCTCTCGTGGTGCTCGCGACGGGGCTCACCGGCCTGACGATGTCGTGGTACGCCGTCGGCACCGGCCGGGCGCGGATGGTGCTGTGGTTCGAGGCGATCCCCATGGCCGTGTTCACGGCCGCGAGCGCCGCGATCATGCAGCTCACCGGTCAGCTGGTGGCGTATCCGCTCATGATGATCGCGGGCGTGCTCGTCGGTCTCGCCGCGCTGCACGTGCACATGTACGGCCGCGTGGTCCCCCCGTTCCACGTCGGCGGCATCGGACGCAGCTTCCGCGAGAACCTGCCCCTCGCCAGCGCCGACGGCCTCGGCGGCAGCTACACCACCGCGCCGGTGCCGATCGCGCAGGGGGTCGTGGGCACGCAGGCCGCGGCCGAACTCACCTCGGCCGACAAGCTGTACCGGGTCGGCCTCACGGCCATCCTCATCGTGGGCAACACCCTGCAGAAGTGGGTGCTCGAAGCCTCGTGGGAGGCCGGCCGCACCCGCCGCCACCTCGTCGCGCTCGCGCTGCACCTCGTGGTCGGCGTGATCGGCCTGCTGGTGCTCGTGCTGCTCGGACCCTGGCTCACGGCGGCGTTCCTCGGCGAGGCGGTGGCCCCTCCGGCATCCATGTTCCCCGCCTACGGCGTGACGTACCTGATCATCTCGCTGACGACGCCGCTCATCCGCAACGTCCTGGTGCCGGCGGGCCGCAACCGCGTCGTGCTGCTGGCGATCGTCGCTTCGGCGAGCGTCGGCCTTCCGGCCATGTTCGTGCTCGGCGCGACCCTCGGCGCGACCGCGATCGTCTGGGGTCTGGCCGTGTCGGAGGTCGTGGTGCTCACGGTCGTCGGCATCGCCGCGACCCGCGAGATCCGCGCGCAGCGCAGGCTCCTCACCCGCGGCTGA
- a CDS encoding glycosyltransferase, with the protein MTPTDPAAAPIEGYIVLAAYRPPAELFARQLRSLQAQTLGAFRCLVVADGGSDAVRAQMIDAVGDDDRFEVIGFEERVGFYRNFERGLAAVPADAAWVALSDQDDVWMPDKLATLVPALQDAALVSGQARVVTYPEGVVVTASTARREVDATSLVLENQFSGALCVLRRSLLDVALPFPALPGPAQVHDHWLAVCAAATDGTRVVDRVVQDYVQHTANVLGEADAARLGWRETLRRRRAALAAEGGGPRALARSLYVVNAGWAEAMTDALRARVDTPVARGLAAAFGRRRRAGATVRAVLGAVRRSETTPRTAVVHLLGAALWSVTGGRRGNAAR; encoded by the coding sequence ATGACCCCCACCGACCCCGCCGCCGCCCCGATCGAGGGGTACATCGTGCTGGCGGCGTACCGGCCCCCGGCGGAGCTGTTCGCCCGGCAGCTGCGCTCGCTCCAGGCGCAGACGCTCGGCGCGTTCCGCTGCCTCGTCGTCGCCGACGGCGGCTCCGACGCGGTGCGCGCGCAGATGATCGACGCCGTCGGCGACGACGACAGGTTCGAGGTCATCGGGTTCGAGGAGCGTGTCGGCTTCTACCGCAACTTCGAACGCGGACTGGCCGCGGTGCCCGCCGACGCCGCGTGGGTCGCGCTGAGCGATCAGGACGACGTCTGGATGCCGGACAAGCTCGCCACCCTCGTGCCGGCGCTGCAGGACGCGGCGCTCGTCAGCGGGCAGGCGCGCGTGGTGACGTATCCGGAGGGCGTGGTGGTCACGGCATCCACGGCGCGGCGCGAGGTGGACGCGACCTCGCTGGTGCTGGAGAACCAGTTCTCGGGCGCCCTCTGCGTTCTGCGCCGGTCGCTGCTCGACGTGGCCCTGCCCTTCCCCGCCCTCCCCGGACCCGCGCAGGTACACGATCACTGGCTGGCCGTGTGCGCCGCCGCGACCGACGGCACCCGCGTGGTCGACCGGGTCGTGCAGGACTACGTGCAGCACACCGCCAACGTGCTCGGCGAGGCCGATGCCGCGCGCCTCGGCTGGCGCGAGACGCTGAGACGACGCCGCGCGGCGCTCGCCGCCGAGGGCGGAGGCCCGCGCGCCCTCGCCCGCTCGCTCTACGTCGTCAACGCCGGCTGGGCCGAAGCCATGACCGACGCTCTGCGCGCTCGGGTCGACACCCCCGTCGCGCGCGGGCTCGCCGCCGCCTTCGGCCGTCGCCGGCGGGCCGGGGCGACGGTGCGCGCCGTTCTCGGGGCCGTCCGTCGCTCGGAGACGACCCCGCGCACCGCCGTCGTTCATCTGCTCGGGGCGGCGCTCTGGAGCGTCACGGGCGGTCGGCGCGGGAACGCCGCGCGCTGA
- a CDS encoding glycosyltransferase family 2 protein: MSADPEIDIVIPVYGGWDFVRTCVRAALDQSVAARVIVVDDRSPDDTADRIEQAFPEVTLLRNEVNLGFARTCNVGMAAGDARLVMLVNSDVVLEPGAVAAAITALPDDPASRIGSAATLLLAPDGSVDSYGIVADVTGAGFVRFHGAPLSAVHASVPPVLGPYGAVAVYRRAALDEVGTFDTNIFMYGEELDLAFRLRAARWGCVAITEPVGTHLGGASAGTESERQRRLSGFARGYLLRKYGVLRSRWGLRAVAVEAVVSVARLVLRRDLVSLRGRIEGWRRGARAPRLPLPLDAVDATIDLRTSLRMRGDGYWVERA, from the coding sequence ATGAGTGCCGATCCCGAGATCGACATCGTGATCCCCGTGTACGGGGGCTGGGACTTCGTGCGCACGTGCGTGCGCGCGGCGCTGGACCAGAGCGTCGCGGCACGCGTCATCGTCGTCGACGACCGCTCGCCCGACGACACCGCCGACCGCATCGAGCAGGCTTTCCCCGAGGTCACGCTGCTGCGCAACGAGGTCAACCTCGGCTTCGCCCGCACGTGCAACGTGGGCATGGCGGCGGGAGACGCACGCCTGGTCATGCTCGTCAACAGCGACGTCGTGCTCGAGCCCGGCGCGGTCGCTGCGGCGATCACCGCGCTGCCCGACGACCCGGCATCCCGCATCGGCAGCGCCGCGACCCTGCTGCTCGCCCCCGACGGCTCGGTCGACTCGTACGGCATCGTCGCCGACGTCACCGGCGCCGGCTTCGTGCGCTTCCACGGCGCGCCCCTCTCGGCGGTGCACGCCAGCGTTCCGCCCGTGCTCGGTCCGTACGGCGCGGTCGCGGTCTACCGCCGCGCCGCGCTCGACGAGGTGGGCACGTTCGACACGAACATCTTCATGTACGGCGAAGAGCTCGACCTGGCCTTCCGCCTGCGCGCGGCGCGCTGGGGCTGCGTCGCGATCACCGAGCCGGTGGGCACGCACCTCGGCGGGGCGAGCGCGGGCACCGAGTCGGAGCGCCAGCGCCGGTTGTCGGGGTTCGCCCGCGGCTACCTGCTGCGCAAGTACGGCGTGCTGCGTTCGCGGTGGGGACTGCGTGCCGTCGCCGTCGAAGCGGTGGTGTCGGTCGCGCGCCTCGTGCTGCGGCGCGACCTGGTGTCGCTGCGCGGCCGCATCGAGGGGTGGCGCCGCGGTGCGCGGGCGCCCCGACTCCCCCTGCCGCTCGACGCCGTCGACGCGACGATCGATCTGCGCACCTCGCTGCGCATGCGCGGCGACGGCTACTGGGTCGAGCGCGCCTGA